One window from the genome of Sulfodiicoccus acidiphilus encodes:
- a CDS encoding N-acetyl-lysine deacetylase yields the protein MQWLRPTRESLRLNLKYLLTELVSTYTPSGEEWRAAKFFERFSATAGLPLRVTKTNSYILGEGRVLLASHIDTIPGQLPTKTEEEWIEGRGAVDAKGPLVSMMAAAAMAWAEGKKVAVAALSDEENKSAGAKELIELGGSYSHIIVGEPTNTNGVAIEYRGLLHIDINCAAPAEHASSATFNLIAKTCERILKVYSFPRSFEGPVITPTIIRGGEYMNVSPTRVLVHFDVRFSKEVSQEKVMSILGETFEDCEVKVVESVPPVAVSPNSEAVKTVMRGLLTQGIRPKLIKKAGTSDMNLLVQLTKSIATYGPGDPHMEHSGLERVNLEELYIATNTYKYAVDNLCRE from the coding sequence TTGCAGTGGCTACGACCAACAAGGGAATCTCTACGGCTGAATCTAAAGTATCTGCTAACTGAGCTCGTCTCCACATACACCCCGTCTGGAGAGGAGTGGAGGGCAGCCAAGTTTTTCGAGAGATTCTCCGCCACAGCTGGCTTACCGTTGAGGGTCACCAAGACTAATTCGTACATTCTTGGTGAAGGGAGAGTGCTCTTAGCATCGCACATAGATACCATCCCTGGACAGTTACCTACAAAGACGGAAGAGGAATGGATAGAGGGAAGGGGAGCAGTAGATGCTAAGGGACCCCTTGTTTCCATGATGGCGGCAGCAGCTATGGCTTGGGCCGAGGGTAAGAAGGTGGCGGTGGCGGCACTATCTGACGAGGAGAACAAGAGTGCTGGAGCGAAGGAGCTCATAGAATTAGGAGGTTCTTACTCTCACATAATAGTTGGGGAACCAACCAATACGAATGGTGTCGCTATAGAATATAGGGGGCTCCTTCACATAGACATCAATTGTGCCGCGCCCGCAGAACACGCTTCGTCGGCTACCTTTAACTTAATCGCCAAGACCTGTGAAAGGATCCTGAAGGTTTACTCCTTCCCTAGATCGTTCGAGGGACCGGTGATTACTCCCACGATCATAAGGGGAGGAGAGTACATGAACGTTTCTCCCACGAGGGTCTTAGTTCACTTCGACGTCAGATTCAGTAAGGAAGTTAGCCAAGAGAAGGTCATGTCGATACTCGGTGAGACCTTTGAGGATTGTGAAGTTAAGGTTGTGGAAAGCGTGCCTCCTGTAGCTGTGAGTCCCAACTCGGAGGCGGTGAAGACAGTGATGAGAGGCCTCCTGACTCAGGGAATAAGGCCCAAGTTAATCAAGAAGGCTGGCACAAGCGACATGAACCTCTTGGTCCAGCTAACGAAGAGCATAGCGACTTACGGGCCCGGAGACCCGCATATGGAACACAGTGGATTGGAACGAGTCAATTTGGAGGAACTATATATAGCCACGAACACCTACAAGTACGCCGTAGATAACCTGTGTCGAGAGTGA